The proteins below are encoded in one region of Equus caballus isolate H_3958 breed thoroughbred chromosome 16, TB-T2T, whole genome shotgun sequence:
- the EIF2A gene encoding eukaryotic translation initiation factor 2A isoform X3 → MQNWCPSWSEDETICARNVNNEVHFFESNNFNTITNKLHLQKISDFVLSPGPQPYKVAVYVPGSKGAPSFVRLYQYPNFDGPHAALANKSFFKADKVTMLWNKKATAVLVIASTDVDKTGASYYGEQTLHYIATNGESAVVQLPKNGPIYDVVWNSSSTEFCAVYGFMPAKATIFNLKCDPVFDFGTGPRNAAYYSPHGHILVLAGFGNLRGQMEVWDVKNYKLISKPVASDSTYFAWCPDGEHILTATCAPRLRVNNGYKIWHYTGSVLHKYDVPSNGELWQVSWQPFLDGIFPAKTITYQAVPSDVPSEEPKVATAYRPPALRNKPITNSKLHEDEPPQNMKPQPGNDKPLSKTALKNQRKHEAKKAAKQEARSDKSPDLAPTPAPQSTPRNTLSHSTSGDPEIDRKIKNLRKKLKAIEQLKEQAATGKQLEKNQLEKIQKEKALLQELEDLELGI, encoded by the exons atACAATCACAAATAAATTGCATTTGCAAAAAATTAGTGATTTTGTGTTATCACCTGGACCCCAGCCATACAAG GTGGCTGTCTATGTTCCAGGAAGTAAGGGTGCACCTTCATTTGTTAGATTATATCAGTACCCCAACTTTGATGGACCTCATGCAGCTTTAGCCAATAAAAGTTTCTTTAAGGCTGATAAGGTTACAATGCTATGGAATAAAAAAG CTACTGCTGTGTTGGTAATAGCTAGCACCGATGTTGACAAGACAGGAGCTTCCTACTACGGGGAACAGACACTGCACTACATTGCGACAAACGGAGAAAGCGCCGTGGTGCAGCTAC cAAAAAATGGCCCCATTTATGATGTAGTTTGGAATTCTAGTTCTACTGAGTTTTGTGCTGTTTATGGTTTTATGCCTGCCAAAGCAACAATTTTCAACTTAAAATGTGACCCTGTGTTTGACTTTGGAACTGGTCCTCGTAATGCAGCCTACTATAGCCCTCATGGACATATTTTAGTACTAGCTGGATTTGGAAATCTGAGGGGACAAATGGAAGTGTGGGATGTTAAAAACTACAAACTTATTTCTAAACCGGTGGCCTCTGATTCTACCTATTTTGCTTGGTGCCCAGATGGTGAGCATATTTTAACAGCCACATGTGCTCCCAGATTACGTGTTAATAATGGGTACAAGATTTGGCATTATACTGGCTCTGTCTTGCACAAGTATGATGTGCCATCAAATGGAGAACTGTGGCAGGTTTCTTGGCAGCCATTTTTAGATGGAATATTTCCAGCAAAAACAATAACTTACCAAGCAGTTCCAAGTGATGTACCCAGTGAAGAACCTAAAGTTGCAACAGCTTATAGACCCCCAGCTTTAAGAAATAAACCAATCACCAATTCCAAACTG CATGAGGACGAACCACCTCAGAATATGAAACCACAACCAGGAAATGATAAGCCATTATCAAAAACAGCCCTTAAAAATCAAAGGAAGCATGAGGCTAAGAAAGCTGCAAAGCAG GAAGCGAGAAGTGACAAGAGTCCAGATTTGgcaccaactcctgccccgcaGAGCACACCACGAAATACTCTCTCTCACTCAACTTCTGGAGACCCTGAGatagacagaaaaatcaagaacCTAAGGAAG AAACTGAAAGCAATTGAACAACTGAAAGAGCAAGCAGCAACTGGGAAACAGCTAGAAAAAAATCAG ttggagaaaattcagaaagagaaagCCCTTCTCCAGGAGCTAGAAGATTTGGAATTGGGTATTTAA